The following are encoded together in the Pseudodesulfovibrio indicus genome:
- a CDS encoding phosphatidylserine decarboxylase family protein — MQKPSVGVALEGLPYIVIAAFTTLIFAIIGCWPVAVIGLAATAFIGHFFRDPERVGPEDADAVCSPADGKVIKVSREPDPVSGEMRQVIAIFMNVFNVHVNRMPVSGKVELIRYIPGKFFNASFDKASKDNERNVVVVTGKGNQRFTMVQIAGLIARRIVCWAEPADKLKRGERFGLIKFGSRVDLYMPDGYVPLVSVGQKVVAGETSLAEKRTA; from the coding sequence ATGCAGAAACCGTCCGTCGGCGTCGCCCTCGAAGGGCTGCCCTATATCGTCATCGCAGCGTTCACCACGCTGATTTTCGCCATCATCGGCTGCTGGCCCGTGGCCGTCATCGGCCTGGCCGCAACCGCCTTCATCGGCCATTTCTTCCGCGACCCCGAGCGGGTCGGCCCGGAGGACGCCGATGCCGTGTGCTCCCCCGCGGACGGCAAGGTCATCAAGGTCTCCCGCGAGCCGGACCCGGTCTCGGGCGAGATGCGCCAGGTGATCGCCATCTTCATGAACGTCTTCAACGTCCACGTGAACCGCATGCCGGTCAGCGGCAAGGTCGAGCTGATCCGCTACATTCCCGGCAAGTTCTTTAACGCCTCCTTCGACAAGGCGAGCAAGGACAACGAGCGCAACGTGGTGGTCGTCACCGGCAAGGGCAACCAGCGGTTCACCATGGTCCAGATCGCCGGGCTCATCGCCAGGCGCATCGTCTGCTGGGCCGAACCGGCCGACAAACTCAAGCGCGGCGAGCGGTTTGGTTTGATCAAGTTCGGTTCAAGAGTTGACCTTTACATGCCGGATGGCTATGTACCACTTGTCAGCGTCGGCCAGAAGGTCGTCGCGGGCGAGACCTCCCTGGCGGAAAAACGGACCGCCTGA
- a CDS encoding metal-dependent hydrolase, which yields MDPVTHLSSGLMGGLAARKWFPEARYLLPFAVFASWMPDADIFFGGSDPEFDLLYHRGVSTSFFGALVLALVLAGIYKLVSRRTPYLKSAALFYVLALTHVWLDLITTYGTQLLAPFSNHRFALDGAFIIDPLFTLTALALIGAALIAKRRRHLIAVIGMLWYFAYPLANMAGGALLQELYAEELIRKGVAHDKVHVTPDALSPRYWKVVVTDGPDYLLDTIDLFGDDGPAAPLRVRRADKAYLDELGRQVSMFATYAWFSKWPYYSERTDGDGRTLVFHDLRFTSTNPVLARFYSGHPLPFTLTARLDPEGRITAWSFEGGVSSRADSGGRTQ from the coding sequence ATGGATCCGGTCACGCACCTCTCCTCCGGCCTCATGGGCGGGCTGGCCGCGCGGAAGTGGTTCCCCGAAGCGCGTTATCTCCTGCCCTTCGCGGTCTTCGCCTCATGGATGCCGGACGCGGACATCTTTTTCGGCGGCTCCGACCCCGAGTTCGATCTCCTCTATCACCGGGGCGTCTCCACCTCGTTTTTCGGCGCGCTGGTCCTGGCCCTGGTCCTGGCCGGGATATACAAGCTCGTCTCGCGGCGCACGCCGTATCTCAAGAGCGCCGCCCTGTTCTACGTCCTGGCCCTGACCCACGTCTGGCTCGACCTGATCACGACCTACGGGACCCAGCTGCTGGCCCCCTTCTCCAACCACCGTTTCGCCCTGGACGGGGCGTTCATCATCGACCCGCTGTTCACCTTGACCGCCCTCGCCCTCATCGGCGCGGCCCTGATCGCGAAGCGGCGCAGGCACCTGATCGCCGTGATCGGCATGCTCTGGTATTTCGCCTACCCCCTGGCCAACATGGCGGGCGGGGCGCTGCTCCAGGAGCTGTACGCCGAGGAGCTGATCCGCAAGGGGGTGGCCCACGACAAGGTCCACGTCACCCCGGACGCCCTGTCGCCGCGCTACTGGAAGGTGGTGGTCACCGACGGGCCGGACTACCTGCTGGACACCATCGACCTGTTCGGCGACGACGGCCCGGCCGCCCCGCTGCGCGTCCGGCGCGCGGACAAGGCGTACCTGGACGAGCTGGGCCGGCAGGTCTCCATGTTCGCCACCTACGCCTGGTTCTCCAAGTGGCCCTATTACAGCGAAAGGACGGACGGCGACGGACGGACCCTGGTCTTCCACGACCTGCGCTTCACCTCCACCAACCCGGTGCTCGCGCGGTTCTACTCCGGCCACCCCCTGCCCTTCACCCTGACCGCGCGCCTCGACCCCGAGGGGCGGATCACGGCGTGGTCCTTCGAGGGCGGGGTGAGCTCGCGCGCCGATTCCGGCG